The proteins below are encoded in one region of Bacteroidota bacterium:
- a CDS encoding SBBP repeat-containing protein — protein MKKIILFFASLLTADSTFAGSYDKLPLPEKETNKEITKEQARSWMLRQPVKFLENKGQMVNSDYKPVSFVLFRASSPGMDAYITENGLTYVFVKGEEKNKEIDTRQLIDKEEENKEKVRAEYSRAIGKQEKGGEENVKTEMAWVNMHLKGASIKKENIIKEGESAEHFNYFYGHCPEGIYDVRQYEKITIKEVYPGIDWVFYSSSKTGMKYDFVVHPGADYNQIKLIYESENPLTIDPDGNINIKTPLGTLTENAPYSYLHETYVEVECSFTKTIIDQHNVGISFNFASHSEYSGSNLKASLVIDPQLVWATIYGGNGLDGLRSIVVDNGSVYVVGYSSSSNYPIQTRAGAYNDAVWGGAGDVIILQFTNIGILSWATYYGGSNVDDGYSIAVDGSNNVYVTGNTRSTDFPLQAWAGAYNDPTYGGGVLGDAFILRFTNTGVRIWATYYGGNNEDRSYSIAIDGGDNVYITGLTSSTNFPIQNWVGAYNDATYGGGFLDAFILRFTNTGALTWATYYGGSGFEEGCAIAIDGGNNVYVTGRTTSPNFPLQPWTGAYNDPTYGGGWDAFVLRFTNTGARTWATFYGGNSDDEGWSVAIDGNNNVYVTGWEASPNFPLTIWAGAYNQTLAGSGDAFILRFTSVGFLIWATCYGGSKLEIMSTYDNIAIDFCGNVFVSFRTFSTDILTFGNASCEYYDASYNGGISTGDIFLIKFSNTGALLWATYFGGDGEEYREAIALDNFGNLFVTGEWINIGSINPATYPLTDPGGGTYFDATFNGLDDGYIVKFIPSIPSYNQSQLNSTTCAPCNGSATINISCGEPNYNYTWSNGNSTLNSSITSNTITGLCPGSYTVTAASNCNQTQTTSFIITGTSCSSVTAQLIGPCTKMCSGNCQTVLVNVNGGTPPYTYNWTPNIGNGSGPYSVCPLISTQYSCIVTDVTGVTANAGSCPITIFPDFNSLSTNSSPATCGSNNGTGTASTSGGTPAYNYTWSNGATGATIIGLSPGTYVVTVIDANGCTKTDSSVISSPPPLIGQFTKGTANCSGCGCKEWIMINATGGTSPYTYLWPDGYVNRYKNQLCPGTYNINIKDKNGCSVNVNLTAP, from the coding sequence ATGAAGAAGATAATTTTATTTTTCGCATCCCTGCTCACAGCTGATAGTACCTTTGCAGGCAGCTATGACAAATTGCCTTTACCCGAAAAAGAAACCAATAAAGAAATCACCAAAGAGCAAGCTCGCTCCTGGATGCTTCGACAGCCCGTAAAATTTTTGGAGAACAAAGGGCAGATGGTGAATAGCGATTACAAACCCGTGTCTTTTGTATTGTTCAGAGCATCATCGCCGGGGATGGATGCTTACATTACCGAAAACGGCTTGACATATGTGTTTGTGAAAGGAGAAGAAAAAAACAAAGAAATAGACACTAGGCAGTTAATAGACAAGGAAGAAGAAAACAAAGAAAAAGTTAGAGCAGAGTACTCGAGAGCAATAGGCAAACAAGAAAAGGGGGGAGAAGAAAATGTAAAAACCGAAATGGCATGGGTAAATATGCATTTAAAAGGTGCAAGTATTAAAAAAGAAAACATTATTAAAGAAGGAGAAAGTGCAGAACACTTCAATTATTTTTACGGACACTGCCCCGAGGGTATTTACGACGTTCGTCAGTATGAAAAAATTACTATCAAGGAAGTTTATCCTGGTATTGACTGGGTATTTTACAGTAGTAGCAAAACAGGGATGAAATATGATTTTGTGGTGCATCCAGGTGCAGACTACAACCAAATAAAACTTATTTATGAAAGCGAAAATCCATTAACAATTGACCCTGACGGTAACATAAATATCAAAACCCCTCTGGGTACTCTTACCGAAAACGCGCCGTATTCCTATTTGCACGAGACATATGTTGAAGTGGAGTGCAGTTTCACAAAAACCATAATTGACCAACACAATGTTGGGATTAGTTTCAATTTCGCATCTCACTCCGAGTACTCGGGGTCAAATCTCAAAGCTTCATTGGTAATTGACCCACAATTAGTATGGGCTACTATTTATGGCGGAAATGGGCTCGATGGCCTTAGGAGTATCGTAGTTGATAATGGGAGTGTGTATGTAGTGGGTTATTCAAGTTCCTCTAATTATCCTATTCAAACCAGGGCTGGAGCATATAATGATGCGGTTTGGGGGGGGGCTGGCGATGTCATTATTTTGCAATTTACAAACATCGGAATTCTTTCTTGGGCGACCTATTATGGGGGGAGCAATGTCGATGATGGATATTCCATTGCTGTAGATGGGAGCAATAATGTGTATGTTACGGGAAATACACGTTCCACTGATTTTCCGCTTCAAGCTTGGGCGGGAGCGTATAATGATCCAACTTATGGAGGAGGAGTTTTGGGAGATGCCTTCATCTTGCGATTCACAAACACAGGAGTTCGCATCTGGGCTACCTATTATGGAGGAAATAATGAAGATCGGTCATATTCCATTGCTATAGATGGGGGTGATAATGTGTACATAACAGGATTGACATCTTCAACTAATTTCCCAATTCAAAACTGGGTGGGAGCATATAATGATGCAACTTATGGAGGGGGGTTCTTGGACGCCTTTATCTTACGATTTACGAACACAGGAGCACTCACCTGGGCTACCTATTATGGAGGGAGTGGCTTTGAAGAAGGGTGCGCAATTGCTATAGACGGAGGCAATAATGTGTATGTAACCGGGAGGACTACATCCCCAAATTTTCCACTTCAACCTTGGACGGGAGCTTATAATGATCCAACTTATGGAGGGGGATGGGATGCCTTCGTCTTGCGATTTACAAACACTGGAGCACGCACTTGGGCTACCTTTTATGGAGGAAATAGTGATGACGAAGGGTGGTCTGTTGCAATAGACGGGAACAATAATGTATATGTAACAGGGTGGGAAGCATCCCCCAATTTTCCACTTACTATCTGGGCAGGAGCGTATAATCAAACTTTGGCAGGAAGCGGGGATGCCTTTATCTTGAGATTTACAAGCGTAGGATTTCTTATATGGGCTACCTGTTATGGAGGGAGTAAGCTGGAAATTATGTCGACATACGACAACATTGCTATTGATTTTTGTGGGAATGTATTTGTGAGTTTTAGAACTTTTTCAACCGATATACTCACTTTTGGAAATGCTTCGTGCGAATATTATGATGCAAGTTACAATGGAGGTATTTCTACTGGTGATATTTTTCTTATCAAATTTAGCAATACCGGCGCCTTATTGTGGGCTACTTACTTTGGAGGAGATGGAGAAGAATATCGAGAAGCAATCGCGCTTGACAATTTTGGGAATTTATTTGTCACTGGAGAATGGATTAATATTGGCTCCATAAATCCGGCAACTTATCCCTTAACCGATCCCGGGGGAGGCACTTATTTTGATGCAACTTTCAATGGTTTAGATGATGGCTATATTGTGAAGTTTATTCCTTCTATTCCTTCCTATAATCAAAGCCAGTTAAACTCTACAACATGTGCTCCCTGTAATGGTAGTGCAACTATTAACATAAGTTGTGGCGAACCAAACTATAATTACACCTGGAGCAATGGTAACTCAACATTAAATAGCTCGATAACCTCTAATACTATTACGGGTCTTTGCCCAGGTTCCTACACCGTAACAGCAGCAAGCAATTGCAATCAAACGCAAACCACCTCATTTATTATCACAGGCACGTCTTGTTCTTCAGTTACCGCGCAGTTAATAGGACCTTGTACAAAAATGTGTTCGGGTAATTGTCAAACGGTCTTGGTTAATGTTAATGGTGGCACTCCACCTTATACATATAATTGGACACCAAATATTGGAAACGGATCGGGTCCATATTCTGTCTGTCCTTTAATATCAACACAGTATAGTTGTATAGTTACTGATGTCACCGGCGTAACGGCAAATGCCGGCAGTTGCCCTATTACCATATTTCCCGATTTTAATTCACTCTCGACAAATTCAAGTCCCGCAACATGCGGAAGTAACAACGGTACAGGTACCGCAAGCACTTCTGGTGGAACGCCTGCCTATAATTATACCTGGAGTAATGGAGCAACGGGAGCAACTATTATTGGACTAAGTCCTGGAACTTATGTAGTCACGGTTATAGATGCAAACGGATGTACTAAAACCGATTCATCTGTAATATCTTCACCGCCACCTTTAATTGGTCAATTTACAAAGGGCACAGCCAACTGTTCTGGTTGTGGCTGCAAGGAATGGATAATGATAAATGCAACAGGCGGCACAAGCCCTTATACTTATTTGTGGCCCGATGGATATGTGAACAGGTATAAAAATCAACTTTGTCCCGGTACATATAACATAAACATTAAAGACAAAAACGGATGTAGTGTGAATGTGAATCTTACTGCGCCATGA
- a CDS encoding T9SS type A sorting domain-containing protein — protein MKAKKILILNFFLITQNLIYGQCTGCTSTITSNTSTGIIVSSGQTVCIAPSIVINGGIIINSGGTLCNEGIINSGIEIQGGGELNNYGEIDASGIENRGIFNNYKSVNGLNVFNMDTLNNWGQINIKGFSVITNGYLNNTSSGKILVRGGFSLGDTLYPGKVDNYGCMEVEDGFSIFHTNSVFYTETMITVGGGWSNSGTVNGSTVSCGGFKVAQGTSNLGIYGVTGKLDMCDTGNPTSGFDSQSGTVGTNVTYCFCQNYCAISGINNSDQYQNQISLYPNPAGEFISIQFDKVITENGSIEIINILGQNVYTEKLPKGTKTEINIESIPAGVYFIKFNTNDKNQAQKFIKE, from the coding sequence ATGAAAGCAAAAAAAATTCTCATCCTTAATTTCTTTCTTATAACGCAAAATCTAATTTATGGACAATGCACGGGGTGTACCAGCACCATAACTTCTAATACATCAACGGGTATAATTGTAAGTTCAGGACAAACTGTTTGCATTGCACCTTCCATTGTTATTAATGGTGGAATAATTATAAATTCCGGTGGTACATTATGCAATGAGGGTATAATTAATAGCGGTATTGAGATACAGGGAGGGGGAGAATTAAATAACTATGGCGAGATTGATGCTTCTGGTATAGAAAACCGGGGAATCTTCAATAATTATAAATCTGTTAATGGTCTAAATGTTTTCAATATGGATACCTTAAATAATTGGGGACAAATAAACATCAAGGGATTTTCTGTAATAACTAATGGATATTTGAACAATACCTCTTCAGGAAAAATACTGGTTCGCGGTGGTTTTAGTCTGGGAGATACATTGTACCCCGGTAAAGTTGATAATTATGGATGCATGGAGGTTGAAGATGGATTTTCCATTTTCCACACGAATTCGGTTTTTTATACTGAAACGATGATAACAGTAGGAGGCGGCTGGTCAAATAGTGGAACTGTAAATGGCTCAACCGTTTCATGCGGAGGATTTAAAGTCGCACAAGGAACATCAAATCTTGGGATTTATGGAGTTACCGGTAAGCTGGATATGTGCGATACAGGTAACCCCACATCCGGATTTGATTCGCAAAGCGGAACCGTAGGAACAAATGTCACTTATTGTTTCTGTCAAAACTATTGTGCCATTTCAGGAATAAATAATTCAGATCAATACCAAAATCAAATTAGTCTTTATCCTAATCCTGCTGGTGAATTCATCTCCATTCAATTTGATAAGGTTATAACAGAAAATGGAAGTATAGAAATAATAAATATTCTGGGACAAAATGTATATACAGAAAAACTGCCAAAAGGGACCAAAACGGAGATTAACATTGAATCAATACCAGCTGGAGTTTATTTTATAAAATTTAATACCAATGATAAAAACCAGGCACAAAAATTTATAAAAGAATAG
- a CDS encoding SprB repeat-containing protein, which yields MAKLYNVTKKINSQFGSAISGIEKKIESWLLLFSLLFFSSFNCLMAQSEEASSVNAYVSIKQNRTTDNVNLSELEQQNRQLPVGFIENKGQLLNSKGEIANNVLYSLTFKGLNIFITNTGLRYAFTKREEKEEEDICNNAIQLPGDRKKRRMEISIIDMELEGASISKDKIVKGALIETGRIDYYTGYFPQGIFDVKTYEKITFTNIYPGIDWVLYIKQHSNESPPLIKQDFIVRPGADPKMIRLLYKGNGKLKSGNGRFINIVTPLGNLNEGELICYEEEKKTIISSKYEIKTREGDSQENFSKEILFDLGSYDLKQNLVIDPALDWLTLYTGNDLDGFNGISTDSNGNIIVCGYTASLDYPLLDMGGGAYYKNTFGGRAHDITILKFSNTGQRLWATFYGGIDAKTEWAEDIEIDSKGNIFIIGTTECNDFPTQSAGGISYFEPSYTGRGFVLKFSSAGIRQWGTYLKGTYYAYSGHIDKMDNLYIVGLTVTGSLSFLNGTLPLLGINAGSYLQTDKGNDAFIMKFDSSLQLKWSTYFGGTEVERAQSVITNSNGYVFVSGFTRSSDMPIKNKLGAYNQSVKTSNTFLAACYLTEFSTTGQLLWSTYLGGTGNSWADVLAMNSSDHLFVVGTTSNGFPLVNPGGGAYFDNIIGSAGGDDIFISEFDPTGAQVWATFFGGSGGDGRGTGLMGAVIDNCDNLYITGRGCTTGFPYKDAGCGSFYANDKSGSNCQVPFIAWFNVNRVFNWCVSLKGYGWGEDLAVDQNRNLFIIGEYQLPGGVVKDPGGGAYFDGVYQGGGTGDDAFVGKFSPIFPSFIQSQNNPSCSCNGSATINVSCGNPNYSYVWSNGSSTMNVASTTNTVTGLCAGTYTVTAYMNCNDTLQATYTMIAGSGSVTPGISGITTICNGSNTILTANGGGTYVWSTGATTTAITVSPTSNTTYTLTANNGGCTGSTTIVVTVNPAVSVIVTPSNITCNGGTNGSATATGNSGTAPFTYNWSNVVPGSGFQVSGLSAGIYSVTVTDNKGCTGTSSVTIAAPPSLSGQFTKGTANCAGCSCKEWLMVTATGGTNPYSYSWPASGGIVNRYRNQLCPGSYTINITDKNGCSVNINLTAP from the coding sequence ATGGCGAAATTATACAATGTAACAAAAAAGATAAATAGCCAGTTCGGTTCGGCTATTTCAGGAATTGAAAAGAAAATTGAATCTTGGCTCCTTCTTTTTTCGCTGCTGTTTTTTTCTTCTTTTAATTGCTTAATGGCACAGTCGGAAGAAGCTTCTTCTGTCAATGCCTATGTTAGCATAAAACAAAACAGAACAACTGATAATGTTAATTTATCAGAACTGGAACAGCAAAATCGCCAGCTCCCGGTTGGTTTTATTGAAAACAAGGGCCAGCTTTTGAATAGTAAAGGAGAAATAGCAAATAATGTTTTATACAGTTTAACCTTTAAAGGGTTAAATATTTTTATAACAAACACAGGACTCAGATATGCATTTACGAAAAGAGAGGAAAAAGAAGAGGAAGATATATGCAACAATGCTATTCAACTCCCGGGTGATAGAAAAAAGCGAAGAATGGAAATTAGTATAATAGATATGGAACTTGAAGGAGCCTCCATTAGTAAGGATAAAATTGTTAAGGGTGCTCTCATTGAAACGGGCAGAATAGATTATTATACCGGTTATTTTCCACAAGGCATTTTCGATGTAAAGACTTATGAAAAAATTACATTCACAAATATATATCCCGGAATAGATTGGGTGTTATATATAAAACAACATTCAAATGAGAGTCCGCCTTTGATTAAACAGGATTTTATTGTCCGGCCTGGAGCAGATCCGAAAATGATAAGACTTCTTTATAAAGGAAATGGGAAATTGAAGTCGGGAAATGGAAGATTTATAAATATAGTTACTCCACTTGGTAATCTGAATGAAGGAGAGCTGATATGTTATGAAGAGGAAAAGAAAACAATAATCTCTTCAAAATATGAAATAAAAACCAGAGAAGGAGATTCACAAGAGAATTTTTCAAAGGAAATTTTATTTGATTTAGGATCGTATGACTTGAAGCAAAATCTTGTTATTGATCCCGCACTGGACTGGTTGACCCTTTATACTGGTAATGATTTAGATGGTTTTAATGGAATATCGACTGATAGCAATGGCAATATTATTGTCTGCGGTTATACAGCATCTCTTGATTACCCTCTTCTTGATATGGGTGGTGGGGCTTATTATAAAAATACATTTGGAGGAAGAGCGCATGATATAACTATTTTAAAATTCAGTAATACCGGGCAAAGATTATGGGCGACTTTTTATGGCGGAATTGATGCGAAAACGGAATGGGCAGAAGATATTGAAATTGACAGCAAGGGAAATATATTTATTATTGGAACCACCGAGTGTAATGACTTTCCTACACAATCAGCGGGTGGGATTTCTTATTTTGAGCCATCTTACACAGGGAGGGGATTTGTATTGAAATTTTCTAGTGCCGGCATCAGACAATGGGGAACCTATCTGAAAGGAACATACTATGCATATTCTGGTCATATCGACAAAATGGATAATTTATATATTGTTGGCTTAACAGTAACAGGGTCTTTATCTTTTTTAAATGGAACATTGCCTCTATTAGGAATAAATGCTGGTTCCTACTTACAGACTGATAAAGGAAATGATGCTTTTATTATGAAATTTGATTCCTCATTGCAACTTAAATGGTCAACTTATTTCGGTGGAACCGAAGTTGAAAGGGCTCAAAGTGTAATTACCAATAGCAATGGATATGTTTTTGTTTCAGGTTTTACCCGGTCATCCGATATGCCAATAAAAAATAAACTTGGAGCTTACAACCAATCTGTAAAAACTTCAAACACATTTTTAGCGGCATGTTATTTAACCGAATTTTCTACAACCGGCCAGTTGCTATGGAGCACTTACCTGGGAGGAACAGGAAATAGCTGGGCAGATGTATTAGCTATGAATAGTTCGGATCATCTTTTTGTTGTTGGAACCACTAGCAATGGTTTTCCATTAGTTAATCCGGGTGGAGGAGCATATTTTGATAACATTATTGGTTCAGCAGGTGGGGATGATATATTTATATCTGAATTTGATCCCACCGGTGCACAAGTATGGGCAACATTTTTTGGGGGGTCTGGAGGCGATGGCAGAGGCACTGGTCTCATGGGAGCAGTCATTGATAACTGTGATAATTTGTATATTACTGGTAGAGGATGTACAACTGGCTTTCCGTATAAAGATGCCGGCTGTGGTTCGTTTTATGCAAACGATAAGAGTGGAAGTAATTGCCAAGTGCCGTTTATAGCTTGGTTTAATGTCAACAGGGTATTTAATTGGTGCGTTTCATTAAAAGGGTATGGATGGGGAGAAGATCTGGCTGTTGACCAGAACAGGAATCTTTTTATTATAGGAGAATATCAGCTACCTGGAGGAGTAGTAAAAGATCCGGGCGGCGGCGCTTATTTTGATGGTGTATATCAAGGAGGAGGTACCGGAGATGACGCTTTTGTTGGTAAATTTTCACCTATTTTTCCTTCCTTCATTCAATCTCAAAACAATCCGTCTTGCTCTTGCAATGGTAGTGCAACAATAAATGTGAGTTGTGGTAATCCCAATTACAGCTATGTATGGAGTAATGGCAGCAGTACGATGAATGTTGCTAGCACCACCAATACAGTTACCGGTTTATGTGCAGGAACTTATACCGTAACCGCTTATATGAATTGTAATGATACTTTACAAGCCACTTATACAATGATAGCTGGTAGCGGAAGCGTAACACCTGGCATCAGTGGTATAACCACCATTTGCAATGGTAGTAATACAATACTTACAGCCAACGGAGGCGGTACGTATGTGTGGAGCACGGGAGCAACAACAACAGCAATAACAGTAAGCCCTACTAGCAACACTACTTACACTCTAACAGCAAACAATGGGGGGTGTACCGGATCAACTACAATAGTGGTTACTGTTAATCCTGCTGTTTCAGTTATAGTGACACCATCAAATATTACCTGCAATGGTGGAACAAACGGTTCAGCTACTGCAACAGGAAACAGCGGTACAGCTCCTTTCACCTATAATTGGAGCAATGTGGTTCCGGGTTCGGGGTTCCAGGTTTCAGGTTTAAGTGCAGGAATCTATTCGGTTACTGTAACAGATAACAAAGGTTGTACAGGAACTTCGTCTGTTACAATAGCTGCTCCACCCTCCTTGTCCGGACAATTTACAAAAGGCACAGCCAATTGCGCAGGCTGTAGCTGTAAAGAATGGTTAATGGTAACCGCCACCGGCGGAACAAACCCCTACTCCTACTCCTGGCCAGCCTCAGGCGGAATTGTTAACAGGTATAGAAACCAGTTATGTCCCGGATCGTATACTATAAATATTACTGACAAAAACGGGTGTAGTGTAAACATTAACCTCACCGCACCCTGA
- a CDS encoding T9SS type A sorting domain-containing protein: MKATLLKNSIAMLFIVTIMTITLKVSGQHYKSWDGGSGPTKNFWSVKLELPWVNPVTGDWMDAKQTPQGTIPYTSTTVSATGRVNFKVDTLVARWLTNGLNRGFYLQSKMINTTIFDGRTCSTVANRPKLTIKTEKGTFNPPCSANANWSTASAVYDTRDKFSVSRDSWFAIVQFDLSGVQGTKVTSAILTLNCTLLKTAGVINIMEANPPAYKDGGDGKIPIMGIAQKYPLDKNINQDANVVFAADFSDLSKSVWNSGGPSGNYSQVYDPVTQSTYYRGDFPVGSLSSCSYERNVIRGKADGTPDKVETELYARYYVYLEKNWGSTVDANKMPGFDLRMGWWNPAQGGYWQATTGNGGSPGTGLKKWKNNRWEYQGCSERGHGGKKFGDGNPYDDLFWVGGYMYHLDQVGPFGEGIKWNGTVLSKEKWYCIEHYIKVNSISGPYDTLGNGTANFDGVYKVWVDGVLTYERNNFRWRRHPEMGIQGFWLNWYHGGVDPVEVNMNYRMNAVVIARKYIGPRRGINTRIDELVANENSFHIYPNPAQNEVNIKFEMPEAANLTIKLFNVLGQEAESIAEQENYPAGEHIVHLNTGNLSNGLYFIKLIDDNNKIQNGKIVIER; encoded by the coding sequence ATGAAAGCGACACTTCTAAAAAACAGCATAGCAATGCTATTTATAGTCACGATAATGACTATAACATTAAAAGTAAGTGGACAACACTATAAAAGCTGGGATGGAGGAAGCGGACCCACAAAAAATTTCTGGAGTGTAAAACTCGAACTCCCCTGGGTTAACCCGGTAACAGGCGATTGGATGGATGCGAAACAAACACCTCAAGGTACAATACCATATACCTCAACAACAGTTTCAGCCACCGGTCGGGTGAATTTTAAAGTTGATACGCTTGTAGCGCGATGGCTCACTAATGGCTTAAACAGGGGATTTTATCTGCAATCTAAAATGATCAATACTACTATTTTTGATGGAAGAACCTGCAGCACTGTTGCAAATCGTCCCAAACTAACAATTAAAACTGAAAAAGGAACTTTTAATCCTCCCTGTTCCGCCAATGCAAATTGGTCAACAGCTTCTGCCGTTTATGATACCAGAGATAAATTTAGTGTATCAAGAGACTCCTGGTTTGCCATTGTTCAATTTGATTTATCAGGTGTTCAGGGGACCAAAGTAACAAGCGCTATATTAACATTAAACTGTACACTTTTAAAAACTGCAGGAGTGATCAATATAATGGAAGCCAATCCTCCCGCTTATAAGGATGGAGGAGATGGAAAAATCCCAATAATGGGAATCGCTCAAAAATATCCTTTGGACAAAAATATTAACCAAGATGCTAATGTTGTATTTGCTGCGGACTTTTCAGATTTAAGTAAAAGCGTTTGGAATTCAGGTGGTCCTAGTGGTAACTATTCACAGGTATATGATCCTGTCACTCAATCAACTTACTATCGTGGTGATTTTCCGGTGGGATCATTATCCAGTTGCTCGTACGAACGCAATGTGATCAGGGGAAAAGCTGATGGAACTCCTGATAAGGTAGAAACAGAACTTTACGCAAGGTATTATGTTTACCTGGAGAAGAACTGGGGATCTACTGTTGATGCTAATAAAATGCCGGGATTTGATCTTCGCATGGGTTGGTGGAACCCTGCACAGGGAGGATATTGGCAAGCCACTACCGGAAATGGAGGAAGTCCGGGTACCGGTTTAAAAAAATGGAAAAATAATCGTTGGGAATATCAGGGATGCTCAGAACGTGGCCATGGAGGAAAAAAATTTGGTGACGGAAATCCATATGATGATTTGTTCTGGGTAGGTGGATACATGTATCACCTGGATCAGGTGGGACCTTTTGGAGAAGGTATAAAATGGAATGGAACTGTTCTGAGTAAAGAGAAATGGTATTGTATTGAGCATTATATAAAAGTAAATTCTATCAGCGGTCCATATGATACCTTAGGAAATGGTACAGCCAACTTCGATGGGGTTTATAAAGTTTGGGTGGATGGAGTTTTAACTTATGAAAGAAATAATTTCCGCTGGAGACGCCATCCTGAAATGGGTATTCAGGGTTTCTGGCTCAATTGGTATCATGGAGGTGTAGATCCTGTTGAGGTAAATATGAATTACAGAATGAACGCTGTAGTTATTGCAAGGAAATATATTGGACCCAGACGGGGTATCAACACACGCATTGATGAGTTAGTGGCAAATGAAAATTCATTTCATATTTATCCTAACCCGGCTCAAAATGAAGTCAATATCAAATTCGAAATGCCGGAAGCCGCAAATCTAACTATTAAACTTTTTAATGTTTTAGGACAGGAAGCTGAATCGATTGCTGAACAAGAAAATTATCCGGCAGGTGAACATATTGTTCATCTTAATACAGGTAATCTTTCTAATGGATTATACTTTATAAAACTTATTGATGATAACAATAAAATACAAAATGGAAAAATAGTAATTGAGAGATAA